In the Deltaproteobacteria bacterium CG11_big_fil_rev_8_21_14_0_20_42_23 genome, one interval contains:
- a CDS encoding fatty acid desaturase, with amino-acid sequence MKKYKIEKYHWRNVFFFSLSPVFAIVGLVLYFVHFGSPPWQTWLLFGIYICITSLSITAGYHRALSHKSYDIALLPKLFFLLFGAASYQSSALWWSAEHRLHHRYEDTDKDPYGINKGFWYAHIGWLLEKREDASCDVVKDLAKDKWVMWQHKFIWVVSFFSGFILPTLIAFTWGDPLGGLLFAGLTRMVINHHATFCINSLCHFVGKQSFSDEITAKDSWISALITFGEGYHNFHHKFQYDYRNAIRAYQWDPTKWLINIMAWCGLAKNLKKVDEKKILEASIQADEVYFLDRVKAYSHTVHERAEKMLHESKCRLCQAQEKLVTLKQEYAELKRNYKELKEKQFLHAKVKLQEMKKEMKLAQKEFKEALLHWRDLVNATPVVLES; translated from the coding sequence ATGAAAAAATATAAAATTGAAAAATATCATTGGCGCAATGTTTTTTTCTTCAGCCTTAGTCCTGTGTTTGCAATCGTTGGGCTTGTTCTCTATTTCGTGCACTTTGGCAGTCCGCCATGGCAAACTTGGCTTTTGTTTGGCATCTACATTTGTATCACCAGTCTTTCCATTACGGCAGGATATCACCGCGCGCTTTCGCATAAATCCTACGATATTGCTCTTTTGCCAAAATTATTTTTTCTGCTGTTTGGAGCTGCGAGTTACCAAAGCTCTGCTTTGTGGTGGAGTGCTGAGCATCGCCTTCATCATCGTTACGAAGATACCGACAAAGATCCATACGGTATCAACAAAGGTTTTTGGTATGCGCATATTGGATGGCTTTTAGAAAAACGTGAAGATGCAAGTTGTGATGTGGTTAAAGATCTTGCGAAAGATAAATGGGTAATGTGGCAGCATAAGTTTATTTGGGTTGTTTCGTTTTTCTCCGGCTTTATTTTGCCAACGCTTATTGCGTTTACCTGGGGCGATCCTCTAGGAGGCTTGTTGTTTGCGGGTCTCACGCGGATGGTGATTAACCATCATGCAACGTTTTGCATCAATTCGCTTTGCCATTTTGTGGGAAAGCAATCTTTTTCGGATGAAATTACAGCAAAAGATTCATGGATCAGTGCGCTTATTACGTTTGGAGAAGGGTATCACAATTTTCATCACAAGTTTCAATACGATTATCGCAACGCTATTCGTGCCTATCAGTGGGACCCTACGAAGTGGCTCATCAACATCATGGCGTGGTGTGGCTTGGCGAAAAATTTGAAAAAAGTGGATGAGAAAAAAATTCTGGAAGCCAGCATTCAAGCAGATGAAGTGTATTTTTTAGATCGTGTAAAAGCTTATTCTCACACTGTTCATGAGCGAGCAGAAAAAATGTTGCATGAATCAAAGTGCAGGCTTTGCCAAGCTCAAGAAAAGTTGGTTACACTGAAACAAGAATATGCAGAGTTGAAACGAAATTACAAAGAGCTTAAAGAAAAACAGTTTCTTCATGCCAAGGTAAAACTTCAAGAAATGAAAAAAGAAATGAAGCTAGCTCAAAAAGAATTTAAAGAAGCTCTTTTACATTGGCGAGATCTTGTAAACGCAACGCCGGTTGTGCTCGAATCTTGA
- a CDS encoding redox-regulated ATPase YchF, producing the protein MGFNCGIVGLPNVGKSTLFNAMTKAGVPSANYPFCTIDHHKGIVPVPDERLNVIAEIVKTKTIIPTTVEFVDIAGLVEGAHKGEGLGNKFLGNIREVDAIAHVVRCFSNADVVHTYGEVNPLRDIEVISLELTLADFENVTNRLYRIKKKAKGADKQTLAEIALLERIEPLLSAGKAARTVELKSEDEALILKSFQLLTGKPVMYVLNVGENDINNPSATIKEVQAFAEAEGSKTVSVCASIEQELTELSEEDKKEFLASLDLEESGLHRLIKTGYDLLNLQTYFTAGVKETRAWTVSKTATAPQAAGAIHSDFEKGFIRAEVYHYTDLVKAGSEQKVKEMGLMRTEGKEYRVKDGDIMHFLFNV; encoded by the coding sequence GTGGGTTTTAACTGCGGTATTGTTGGGCTTCCCAATGTTGGAAAATCAACCTTGTTCAATGCAATGACAAAGGCCGGCGTGCCTTCTGCCAACTATCCTTTTTGTACCATCGATCACCACAAAGGTATTGTTCCTGTGCCGGATGAAAGATTGAATGTCATCGCTGAAATTGTAAAAACCAAAACCATCATCCCTACCACGGTAGAATTTGTGGATATTGCAGGTTTAGTAGAAGGAGCCCATAAAGGCGAAGGGCTTGGAAATAAATTCTTGGGCAATATTCGCGAAGTGGATGCCATCGCCCATGTTGTGCGCTGCTTCTCCAATGCAGACGTGGTGCATACTTACGGCGAAGTGAATCCTTTGCGCGACATCGAAGTCATTTCACTCGAACTGACGCTTGCTGATTTTGAAAATGTGACCAATCGCCTTTATCGCATCAAGAAAAAAGCAAAGGGAGCCGACAAACAAACCTTGGCTGAAATTGCACTTCTGGAAAGAATTGAACCTTTGCTCAGCGCCGGAAAAGCTGCACGAACAGTTGAGCTTAAAAGTGAAGACGAAGCTCTCATCTTGAAAAGTTTTCAACTGCTTACAGGCAAACCTGTGATGTATGTCTTGAATGTGGGAGAAAACGACATCAACAATCCTTCCGCTACCATCAAGGAAGTACAAGCCTTTGCCGAAGCTGAAGGTTCCAAAACAGTTTCTGTGTGTGCAAGTATCGAACAAGAACTCACCGAACTGAGCGAAGAAGATAAAAAGGAATTTCTTGCAAGTTTAGACCTTGAAGAATCGGGTTTACACCGCCTCATCAAAACCGGGTATGATCTTCTCAATCTCCAAACCTATTTCACCGCCGGCGTAAAAGAAACTCGCGCCTGGACGGTATCGAAAACAGCAACGGCCCCACAAGCTGCAGGCGCTATTCACAGTGACTTTGAAAAAGGCTTCATCAGAGCTGAAGTGTATCACTACACCGACCTCGTCAAAGCTGGCAGTGAGCAAAAAGTGAAAGAAATGGGACTCATGCGCACCGAAGGAAAAGAATACCGCGTAAAAGACGGCGACATCATGCATTTTCTGTTTAATGTGTAA